From Algoriphagus sp. NG3, the proteins below share one genomic window:
- a CDS encoding TetR family transcriptional regulator C-terminal domain-containing protein, translating into MDTIAVKKTPKKDYRKLILEGFKNHVLEHGDLPKSVFKFAKDLKMKEEDFYTYFTSFESIKSTILVDIFDETLAQIEAQGVFEGYSAREKFLGFLYTWIEVLKKNRSYLLSLYESKAKSLVTFPKEAAEFKEKFKAFANEILLEGKETTEIAERPYITDKYDEALWMQVGFVFRYWLEDRSPRFEKTDAAIEKSVNLGFDLMGKSALDSFLDFAKFMYQSK; encoded by the coding sequence ATGGATACTATCGCTGTAAAGAAAACACCTAAGAAAGATTATAGAAAGCTGATTTTGGAAGGTTTTAAAAACCATGTGCTTGAGCACGGTGATTTGCCTAAATCCGTATTCAAATTTGCCAAGGATCTGAAGATGAAGGAGGAGGATTTCTACACTTACTTTACTTCATTTGAATCTATCAAATCTACAATTCTAGTGGATATTTTCGATGAGACACTTGCGCAGATAGAAGCACAGGGTGTTTTTGAGGGATATTCTGCCCGCGAAAAATTTCTTGGTTTTTTATATACCTGGATAGAAGTTTTGAAGAAAAACCGGTCTTACCTCTTAAGTCTTTATGAAAGTAAGGCTAAATCTCTGGTGACTTTCCCCAAAGAAGCTGCTGAATTCAAGGAGAAATTTAAAGCGTTTGCAAACGAAATACTTCTTGAAGGAAAGGAGACAACGGAAATAGCAGAACGACCATACATCACCGATAAATATGACGAAGCCCTGTGGATGCAGGTTGGATTTGTGTTTCGATACTGGCTGGAAGACAGATCGCCAAGATTCGAAAAAACCGATGCAGCAATAGAGAAATCTGTGAATCTAGGGTTTGATTTGATGGGTAAAAGTGCGCTGGATTCCTTTCTTGATTTTGCAAAATTCATGTATCAGTCTAAATAA
- a CDS encoding YheT family hydrolase produces the protein MPLLENSTYTRPKWLFNGHLETIYPSLFRQVYAPNPVKERILTTDGDFLDLEWYRQNSNKLVILSHGLEGNSNRSYMLGMVNTFLKKGYDVLAWNFRSCSYEMNKQLIFYHSGATYDLDSVVNHAYDSYEQLHLLGFSLGGNLTLKYLGENSSHPKIKSGVAISVPLHLGSSSRKISQIGNTLYSKRFLRSLKKKVIDKSAAHPGQIPLEALKNIKTLADFDDFFTGPLHGFADAEEYYEVNSSLFFLDRIKVPTLILNALNDPFLSELCFPYHLAESLDHVYFEFPKYGGHVGFSPENSSKPYYSEQRAVEFISAVI, from the coding sequence ATGCCTTTACTAGAGAATAGCACATACACAAGACCCAAGTGGCTGTTTAACGGACACTTAGAGACAATTTACCCCTCACTTTTCAGGCAGGTTTATGCTCCAAATCCTGTTAAAGAGAGGATTTTAACTACCGACGGAGATTTCCTTGATTTGGAATGGTATCGCCAAAACAGCAATAAATTAGTCATTCTAAGCCATGGATTGGAAGGAAACAGCAACAGATCCTATATGCTAGGGATGGTAAATACTTTCCTGAAAAAAGGCTATGATGTTCTTGCATGGAACTTCCGGAGCTGTAGTTACGAAATGAATAAACAATTGATTTTCTACCACTCGGGAGCTACCTATGATTTAGACAGTGTAGTCAATCACGCCTATGATAGCTATGAACAGTTACACCTCCTAGGATTCAGTCTAGGCGGGAATTTGACCTTAAAATATTTGGGCGAAAACAGCAGCCATCCCAAGATCAAGAGTGGTGTAGCGATATCTGTTCCATTACATCTGGGAAGCTCTTCCAGAAAAATCTCACAAATAGGTAACACGCTTTACTCCAAACGCTTTCTGCGAAGTCTAAAAAAGAAAGTAATTGATAAATCTGCTGCCCATCCGGGACAAATCCCCTTGGAAGCACTTAAAAATATTAAAACTTTGGCTGATTTTGATGATTTCTTCACTGGCCCCCTACACGGGTTTGCTGATGCCGAAGAATACTATGAGGTAAATTCTTCCTTGTTTTTTCTGGATCGTATAAAAGTGCCCACATTGATTCTAAACGCACTAAATGACCCATTTCTAAGTGAGCTTTGCTTCCCATATCATCTGGCTGAATCGCTGGATCATGTATACTTTGAATTTCCTAAATATGGGGGACATGTAGGGTTTTCACCGGAAAATTCATCCAAACCTTATTATTCTGAGCAGCGGGCAGTTGAATTTATAAGCGCTGTTATCTAA
- a CDS encoding Lacal_2735 family protein — translation MLGLFKKKTEKQKLQEAYAIKLAEAHKASQVNRKKADELTAEAEEIAKKIDLLK, via the coding sequence ATGTTAGGCTTATTCAAGAAAAAAACTGAAAAGCAAAAACTGCAGGAAGCCTATGCCATAAAACTGGCAGAAGCACATAAAGCATCTCAAGTAAATAGAAAAAAGGCTGATGAACTCACTGCAGAAGCAGAAGAAATAGCCAAAAAAATAGACTTATTAAAGTAA
- the abc-f gene encoding ribosomal protection-like ABC-F family protein has translation MLSISNLSYFIGGRPLYENANLHIKPKDKIGLVGQNGTGKSTLLKIINGDYQPSSGEVQKAKDCTIGFLNQDLLSYQSDDSILNVALAAFKETLALQDEIDEILKKMETDYSDEMINRLAFLQERFEANEGYTIKAKAEEVLEGIGFKSADLTKPLRTFSGGWRMRVMLAKLLLEKPSLLMLDEPTNHLDLPSIEWVENYMKNYEGAVIVVSHDQTFLDNCISSTVEVANNTLTLYSGNYSFYKEEKKERMEIQQNAYENQQQMIKQTEKFIERFRAKATKSNQVQSRIKALDRMDKVHEVVNDEVSVNFKFKFSKQSGRDVVILDNISKAYGDNVILKNTTARIERGDKIALIGANGKGKSTLLRIIDGSEPGVVGRAEGYNVIKSFFAQHQLEALTLDNEILQEMAQAGSGKTEMELRGVLGCFLFTNEEVFKKIKVLSGGEKSRVALAKTLISEANFLLLDEPTNHLDFQSVNILIQALQQYEGTFVTVSHDRHFIRGVANKIWYIENHEIKEYPGTYAEYEVWRERQLAQAPELSPSKPERKERPKAKPAMNNQEAQVAKKEIRKLEEELERVEKEVEKLEEKKLGLEGEMADPELYAREEDAQAIQENYHELQAKLKASNEQWEALVDKISSLQEVLQ, from the coding sequence ATGTTATCGATTTCCAATCTCTCTTACTTCATAGGCGGGCGTCCATTGTATGAAAACGCCAATTTGCATATCAAACCTAAAGACAAGATTGGCCTGGTGGGTCAAAATGGTACAGGTAAATCCACATTGCTGAAAATTATCAATGGAGACTATCAGCCAAGTTCCGGGGAAGTCCAGAAGGCTAAGGATTGTACGATTGGCTTTTTAAATCAAGACCTGCTTTCTTATCAGTCTGATGACAGCATTTTGAATGTGGCATTGGCGGCCTTTAAGGAAACACTCGCACTTCAGGATGAGATCGATGAAATCCTGAAAAAGATGGAAACCGATTATTCTGATGAAATGATCAATAGACTGGCTTTTCTTCAGGAAAGATTTGAGGCGAATGAAGGATATACCATCAAAGCAAAAGCAGAAGAGGTGCTCGAGGGCATCGGGTTCAAATCCGCAGATCTGACTAAGCCTCTCAGAACATTTTCGGGTGGATGGAGGATGCGGGTGATGCTTGCTAAGCTTCTTCTGGAAAAGCCCTCGTTACTAATGCTGGATGAACCTACCAACCACCTTGATCTTCCATCCATAGAATGGGTGGAAAACTACATGAAGAACTATGAAGGTGCTGTGATAGTAGTCTCTCACGATCAGACATTTTTGGATAATTGCATCAGCAGCACGGTGGAAGTAGCTAACAACACCTTGACGCTTTATTCTGGGAATTATTCTTTCTATAAGGAAGAAAAGAAAGAACGGATGGAGATTCAGCAGAATGCATATGAGAATCAGCAGCAGATGATCAAGCAGACTGAAAAGTTCATCGAGAGATTCCGGGCGAAAGCTACTAAATCAAATCAGGTCCAATCAAGAATCAAAGCGTTGGATAGAATGGATAAAGTTCACGAAGTAGTGAATGATGAAGTTTCTGTCAATTTCAAATTCAAATTCTCCAAGCAATCCGGTCGGGATGTGGTTATCCTGGATAATATATCCAAGGCTTACGGTGATAATGTTATTTTAAAAAACACTACCGCCAGAATTGAACGAGGAGATAAAATTGCACTGATCGGTGCCAATGGCAAAGGAAAGTCAACCCTGCTCAGGATTATCGATGGTTCAGAGCCAGGTGTCGTAGGCAGGGCTGAAGGCTACAATGTGATCAAATCTTTCTTTGCCCAGCATCAGCTGGAAGCATTGACTTTAGATAATGAGATACTTCAGGAAATGGCACAGGCAGGGAGTGGAAAGACAGAGATGGAGCTCCGAGGCGTGTTAGGCTGCTTTTTGTTTACCAATGAGGAGGTATTTAAAAAAATAAAAGTGCTCTCCGGTGGAGAGAAGTCACGAGTGGCACTTGCAAAAACGCTGATCTCAGAAGCTAATTTCTTGTTACTGGATGAACCTACAAACCATCTTGATTTTCAATCTGTAAATATTCTGATTCAGGCTCTTCAGCAATATGAGGGCACTTTTGTGACAGTTTCCCACGACAGGCATTTCATCAGAGGGGTGGCAAACAAAATCTGGTACATTGAGAATCATGAAATCAAAGAGTACCCTGGAACATATGCGGAATATGAAGTTTGGCGTGAGAGGCAACTTGCCCAAGCTCCGGAACTTAGCCCCTCAAAACCAGAAAGGAAGGAGAGACCCAAAGCAAAGCCTGCTATGAATAATCAGGAAGCGCAGGTAGCTAAAAAGGAGATACGTAAACTTGAGGAGGAATTGGAACGTGTGGAGAAGGAAGTGGAAAAATTGGAGGAGAAAAAACTGGGTTTAGAAGGTGAAATGGCTGACCCGGAATTATATGCCAGAGAGGAAGATGCCCAAGCAATCCAGGAAAATTACCATGAACTGCAAGCCAAATTGAAAGCTTCTAATGAACAGTGGGAGGCCTTGGTGGATAAAATTTCTTCTTTACAAGAAGTCCTTCAGTAG
- a CDS encoding transcriptional regulator has product MRERIKPWFKVIGNEIEYLASLELIKGLISSGVKLDSDEENYLEVLSVLIEKYEEERGYKVEHSQADAIEVLRYYLSENNLQQKDLVPVLGPPSRVSEIMNRKRSLSLKQIKKLNKSYNIPVELLVD; this is encoded by the coding sequence ATGAGAGAAAGAATCAAGCCATGGTTCAAAGTCATTGGGAATGAGATCGAGTACCTGGCTTCATTAGAATTGATAAAAGGTTTAATAAGTAGTGGAGTGAAACTAGATTCAGATGAAGAAAATTATCTTGAAGTTCTTTCCGTTTTGATAGAGAAATATGAAGAGGAAAGAGGATATAAAGTTGAACATTCTCAAGCTGATGCTATAGAAGTGTTGCGCTATTACCTTTCGGAAAATAATTTACAACAAAAAGACTTGGTACCTGTACTAGGGCCTCCAAGCAGAGTTTCTGAGATAATGAATAGAAAAAGAAGTCTTAGTTTGAAGCAAATCAAAAAGTTGAATAAATCTTATAATATTCCGGTAGAGTTATTAGTAGATTGA
- a CDS encoding AarF/ABC1/UbiB kinase family protein, whose amino-acid sequence MPENLSEQQAIPVSKVQRAAKFISTGAKVGGNYVKHYAKKMVNPSMDMEELHQNNASDIYNSLSQLKGSALKVAQMMSMDKNLMPRAYQDKFTMAQYSAPPLSYPLVVKTFQKYFTKTPDQIFDTFTRSAVNAASIGQVHRATLGDKTLAVKIQYPGIADSVSSDLKLVRPFALRLLNMNEKELDHYMAEVEEKLLEETDYVLEVKRSREISGECSHIPNLKFPTYYDELSAERIITMDWIEGMHLKEWLATKPSQLSRNQIGQALWDFYHHQVHNLKQVHADPHPGNFIIQENDQLGIIDFGCVKVIPEGFYEGYFALIKKDLLIKSSALDQVFFDLEFISDKDSPEEQEYFKSVFKEMISLLGKPFHVERFDFSDDGFFQQIFDLGDRVSNDKLFKKSNQARGSRHGLYVNRTYFGLYNLLNQLQAEVVTTKPEWLG is encoded by the coding sequence ATGCCAGAAAACTTGAGTGAGCAACAGGCTATACCTGTCTCAAAAGTGCAGCGCGCTGCCAAATTTATTTCCACAGGTGCAAAAGTCGGTGGCAACTATGTGAAGCACTATGCGAAAAAAATGGTCAATCCTTCCATGGACATGGAAGAGCTACATCAAAACAATGCCTCGGATATTTATAATTCCCTTAGCCAGCTTAAGGGGTCTGCATTGAAAGTAGCACAGATGATGTCCATGGACAAGAATCTTATGCCTCGGGCATATCAGGACAAATTTACCATGGCGCAATATTCTGCTCCTCCATTATCGTATCCCTTGGTGGTCAAGACTTTTCAGAAGTATTTTACTAAAACCCCTGATCAGATCTTTGACACATTCACCCGCTCTGCTGTAAATGCTGCGTCCATTGGGCAGGTTCATCGGGCTACTTTGGGAGATAAAACACTCGCTGTCAAAATCCAATATCCTGGAATAGCAGATTCGGTCAGCTCTGATTTGAAGCTTGTCCGTCCTTTTGCCTTGCGCCTTTTGAATATGAATGAAAAAGAGCTGGATCACTACATGGCTGAGGTGGAGGAAAAGCTTCTGGAAGAAACTGATTATGTATTGGAGGTGAAGCGATCCAGAGAGATTTCCGGAGAGTGTAGCCATATTCCCAATCTCAAATTCCCCACTTATTATGACGAGCTCAGCGCTGAGCGGATCATCACGATGGATTGGATAGAGGGGATGCATCTGAAAGAATGGCTAGCTACCAAACCTAGTCAGCTATCCAGAAACCAAATTGGCCAGGCATTGTGGGATTTCTATCATCACCAGGTTCATAACCTTAAGCAAGTCCATGCAGATCCACATCCGGGTAATTTCATTATCCAAGAAAATGATCAATTGGGTATTATTGATTTTGGGTGTGTGAAGGTGATACCAGAAGGCTTTTACGAAGGGTATTTTGCCCTCATCAAAAAAGACCTGTTGATCAAAAGCAGTGCCTTGGATCAGGTGTTTTTTGACTTGGAATTCATTTCTGATAAAGATTCTCCAGAGGAACAGGAATATTTCAAATCAGTATTTAAGGAGATGATCTCCTTGCTTGGTAAACCGTTTCATGTAGAACGATTTGATTTTTCTGATGACGGATTTTTCCAGCAGATCTTTGATTTGGGTGATAGGGTTTCCAATGACAAGTTATTTAAGAAATCCAATCAGGCCCGGGGATCCAGGCATGGTCTGTATGTTAACAGGACTTATTTTGGGTTGTATAATCTGCTGAACCAGCTTCAGGCAGAGGTAGTGACTACAAAGCCGGAGTGGTTGGGGTAA
- a CDS encoding SOS response-associated peptidase translates to MCGRYSLSKSKEELEERFQAEMLSDINPRYNIAPTQLVPVVTAQSPKGFSYFYWGITPEFGKNRPVAQKLINAKAETIHEKISFKTAFRQRRCIIPTDGFYEWKRLGKKTSVPYRFTLREGELFSFAGIWEEYESSNGEIQHTFLILTTTPNEVVSEIHDRMPVILDRNSEKKWLNSYTEEEDLLALLTPYPADSMLSYTVSPLVNSVQNDSPAIIRKTSPMDQHGNYTLFG, encoded by the coding sequence ATGTGTGGACGATATTCCCTTAGCAAAAGTAAAGAAGAATTAGAAGAGCGTTTTCAGGCAGAAATGCTTTCTGATATAAATCCTCGGTACAATATTGCCCCTACTCAATTGGTACCCGTAGTCACCGCTCAGAGTCCTAAAGGATTTTCTTACTTCTACTGGGGCATCACACCGGAATTTGGAAAAAACAGACCTGTCGCCCAAAAGCTAATAAATGCCAAAGCAGAGACCATACATGAAAAAATCTCCTTCAAAACTGCCTTCAGGCAAAGGAGATGTATCATACCTACTGATGGCTTTTATGAATGGAAACGTCTTGGCAAAAAAACCTCAGTCCCCTATAGATTCACTTTGCGCGAAGGCGAGCTGTTTTCATTTGCTGGAATTTGGGAAGAATATGAATCCTCTAATGGGGAGATCCAGCATACTTTCCTCATACTCACCACTACGCCAAATGAGGTAGTCTCGGAAATCCACGATAGAATGCCTGTGATCCTGGATCGAAATTCAGAAAAAAAATGGCTTAACAGTTACACCGAGGAGGAGGATCTTTTAGCTTTACTTACGCCATATCCTGCTGATTCCATGCTAAGCTATACCGTCTCTCCATTAGTCAATTCTGTTCAAAATGATAGCCCGGCAATCATTAGAAAGACCTCTCCCATGGATCAGCATGGCAACTACACGCTCTTCGGTTAA
- a CDS encoding pyruvate dehydrogenase complex dihydrolipoamide acetyltransferase — MAEIIRMPKMSDTMEEGVIAAWLKKVGDSVKPGDILAEVETDKATMELESYDEGVLLYIGVKEKDAVPVNGVIAVIGEKGEDYQHLLDGGDASKSNSKEEAPEKKDEASKEESKKEESAKSDAPAEKIDVSNINATVITMPKMSDTMQEGTIAAWLKKVGDDVKSGEIIAEVETDKATMELESYDDGTLLYIGVEAGDSVPVDGVIAVIGEKGADFETLLKAQKSESSESKAEPAKEEKKEEAPKTEAKASGSSAPSTTSEGDRLKASPLAKKMAEDKGIDIRTVSGSGEGGRVIKRDVENFVPAAAPQGGEAVGAAVPGLGVESFKEEKVSQMRKVIAKRLAESKFGAPHFYLTMEINMDKAIEARKSMNEIAPVKISFNDMVIKAAAAALRQHPKVNSSWLGDKIRYNDHIHIGMAVAVDEGLLVPVIRFADSLSLSQISTQAKSLGGKAKNKELQPKDWEGNTFTISNLGMFGIDEFTAIINPPDACILAVGGIKETAIVKDGEIKVGNLMKVTLSCDHRVVDGSVGSAFLITLKSLLEDPVRILV, encoded by the coding sequence ATGGCCGAAATAATAAGAATGCCTAAAATGAGCGACACCATGGAAGAAGGTGTGATTGCTGCATGGTTAAAAAAAGTTGGAGATTCAGTGAAACCGGGAGATATCCTGGCCGAAGTAGAGACCGACAAAGCAACTATGGAGCTTGAATCCTACGATGAAGGGGTGTTGTTATATATAGGAGTAAAAGAAAAAGACGCAGTTCCGGTAAATGGAGTGATAGCTGTGATCGGTGAAAAAGGTGAGGATTACCAGCACCTTCTCGACGGTGGGGATGCTTCAAAATCAAATAGCAAGGAAGAGGCTCCAGAGAAAAAGGATGAAGCTTCAAAAGAAGAAAGTAAAAAAGAAGAATCTGCCAAATCTGATGCCCCTGCGGAGAAAATTGATGTGTCAAACATCAATGCTACAGTGATCACCATGCCGAAAATGTCAGACACGATGCAAGAAGGAACGATTGCAGCTTGGCTGAAGAAGGTAGGAGATGATGTGAAATCCGGAGAAATCATCGCTGAGGTAGAGACGGATAAAGCTACTATGGAACTGGAATCCTATGATGACGGTACCTTACTATATATTGGTGTAGAAGCAGGTGACAGTGTGCCTGTAGATGGGGTGATCGCTGTGATCGGTGAAAAGGGCGCGGATTTCGAAACTCTATTGAAGGCTCAGAAGTCAGAATCCTCTGAATCAAAAGCTGAACCTGCTAAAGAAGAGAAAAAAGAAGAAGCCCCTAAGACCGAAGCTAAAGCTTCCGGAAGTAGTGCTCCATCGACCACCTCTGAAGGTGATCGGTTGAAAGCCTCTCCACTGGCGAAGAAAATGGCTGAGGACAAAGGTATAGATATACGTACTGTAAGTGGTTCCGGTGAAGGAGGAAGAGTGATCAAAAGGGACGTTGAAAACTTTGTGCCGGCTGCTGCACCTCAAGGAGGAGAAGCGGTGGGTGCCGCTGTACCTGGTCTAGGTGTAGAAAGCTTCAAAGAGGAGAAAGTTTCCCAGATGAGAAAAGTGATCGCCAAACGCCTTGCAGAGAGTAAGTTTGGAGCACCTCATTTCTATCTCACCATGGAGATCAACATGGACAAAGCGATAGAAGCTAGAAAGAGCATGAATGAAATCGCTCCAGTGAAGATTTCCTTTAATGATATGGTGATCAAAGCTGCTGCGGCTGCTTTGCGTCAGCACCCTAAAGTAAACTCTAGCTGGCTAGGCGATAAGATAAGATACAATGACCATATTCATATTGGTATGGCCGTAGCTGTGGATGAGGGATTATTGGTGCCTGTGATCAGGTTTGCCGACAGTCTTTCACTTTCTCAGATCTCCACTCAGGCAAAAAGCTTGGGAGGCAAGGCCAAAAACAAGGAATTGCAGCCTAAGGATTGGGAGGGTAATACATTTACAATCTCCAACTTGGGCATGTTCGGAATCGATGAATTCACAGCTATTATCAATCCACCGGATGCATGTATCCTAGCAGTAGGCGGTATTAAAGAAACAGCTATCGTGAAGGATGGTGAGATCAAGGTAGGAAACTTAATGAAGGTTACCTTGTCATGTGATCATAGAGTGGTAGATGGATCGGTAGGGTCTGCCTTCCTGATCACATTGAAAAGCTTGCTTGAAGATCCAGTAAGGATCCTTGTTTAA
- a CDS encoding PQQ-dependent sugar dehydrogenase, with the protein MKNISRLSLAFGIGITLFTFGCNQNQKSEAQTLNTPDGTNRQDISMTTADVKLDKIKLPPNFKIEVWAADIPNARQLAISEDGIVFVGNRQEDKVYAVIDEDGDGKADTKFTLAEGLNMPNGVAYKDGDLYVAEVSRILKFKDIKNNLNAPTYEVVYDNYPTETHHGWKFIAFGPDGKLYVPVGAPCNICEPEKEIFASITRLDVDSANPTAEVYVHGVRNSVGFDWDPNTGDMWFTDNGRDMMGDDVPNCELNHVTETGQHFGYPYWHEGTVKDPEFGSKGGSASDYVAPAAKLGAHVAPLGMRFYQGNMFPDSYQNRIIVAKHGSWNRSKKSGYLITSLKVNGANATDEQNFASGWLDEKAQEAWGRPVDVQEMTDGSLLISDDMAGVIYRVTYTEK; encoded by the coding sequence ATGAAAAACATATCAAGATTATCATTGGCATTCGGAATTGGGATAACGCTATTCACATTCGGATGCAACCAAAACCAAAAATCTGAAGCTCAGACTCTAAATACTCCTGATGGCACTAACAGACAAGATATCAGCATGACAACTGCTGATGTGAAACTTGATAAAATTAAGCTTCCTCCAAACTTCAAAATAGAAGTATGGGCTGCAGATATTCCAAACGCAAGGCAGTTGGCTATATCAGAAGATGGAATTGTTTTCGTAGGAAACCGCCAAGAAGACAAAGTCTATGCAGTAATTGATGAAGACGGAGACGGGAAGGCGGACACCAAATTCACCTTGGCAGAGGGGCTCAACATGCCAAATGGGGTAGCATACAAGGATGGGGATCTGTACGTGGCAGAGGTAAGCAGAATCCTCAAGTTCAAAGACATCAAAAACAACTTAAACGCCCCAACTTATGAAGTGGTATATGATAATTACCCAACTGAAACGCATCATGGCTGGAAATTTATAGCTTTTGGCCCGGACGGTAAGCTGTATGTACCCGTGGGTGCTCCTTGCAATATCTGCGAACCGGAGAAGGAGATTTTTGCCTCAATCACCAGGCTTGATGTGGATTCGGCAAATCCAACAGCCGAAGTCTATGTACATGGTGTGCGAAACTCAGTGGGATTTGACTGGGATCCGAATACAGGAGACATGTGGTTCACGGATAACGGCAGGGATATGATGGGTGATGATGTGCCCAACTGCGAGTTGAACCATGTCACAGAAACCGGCCAGCATTTTGGCTATCCCTACTGGCATGAAGGAACAGTAAAAGATCCAGAATTTGGTAGTAAAGGAGGATCAGCCAGTGATTATGTAGCTCCTGCCGCAAAGTTAGGTGCTCACGTTGCTCCTTTAGGGATGCGCTTTTATCAGGGAAATATGTTTCCCGACTCATACCAAAACCGGATAATCGTAGCCAAGCATGGCTCTTGGAATAGAAGCAAAAAATCGGGCTACCTCATTACTTCCCTGAAAGTGAATGGTGCAAATGCTACCGACGAACAGAATTTTGCTTCAGGATGGCTAGACGAGAAAGCCCAGGAAGCCTGGGGACGGCCTGTAGATGTACAGGAAATGACAGATGGCAGTCTCCTGATTTCTGATGATATGGCCGGAGTGATCTACCGGGTCACTTACACTGAAAAATAA
- the hslV gene encoding ATP-dependent protease subunit HslV: MTKIKSTTVVAVRHNGEVVIGADGQATLGNTVAKSSVKKLRVLQGGKIVTGFAGSTADAFTLLEKFEEKLGAFGNNMKRSAVELAKEWRTDRMLSKLEAMMIVADKDDILIISGTGDVIEPDMEIATIGSGSMYAQSAARAMKQFAPHMSAEEMVRESLNIAADICIYTNHNLVIEKVTG, from the coding sequence ATGACAAAGATAAAATCAACAACCGTAGTTGCGGTCAGACATAATGGAGAAGTCGTAATAGGCGCAGATGGACAGGCAACTTTGGGAAATACTGTAGCGAAAAGCAGCGTAAAGAAACTGAGAGTTTTGCAGGGAGGAAAAATAGTAACAGGTTTTGCGGGTTCCACAGCAGATGCATTTACACTGTTGGAGAAATTCGAAGAAAAACTCGGTGCTTTTGGTAATAATATGAAAAGATCCGCAGTGGAGTTGGCAAAGGAGTGGAGAACAGACCGTATGCTTTCCAAACTGGAAGCAATGATGATCGTAGCAGACAAGGATGATATTTTGATCATATCCGGAACTGGGGATGTGATAGAGCCTGATATGGAGATAGCCACTATAGGATCGGGAAGTATGTATGCCCAGTCAGCAGCAAGGGCTATGAAACAATTTGCACCGCATATGAGTGCAGAAGAAATGGTACGTGAAAGTCTGAATATAGCAGCTGATATCTGTATTTATACCAATCATAACTTGGTGATTGAGAAAGTAACCGGCTAA
- a CDS encoding beta-ketoacyl-ACP synthase III has protein sequence MKKSRILGVGHYVPERIVTNHELSGMMNTNNEWIVERTGIESRHWFTPGVDTVTNMSAKASEIALQRAGVKASEIDFIVFATITPDYFIPGNGVLLQRELGMGTIGALDIRNACSGFIYALSVADQFIKTGMYQKILVVGAEIQSSALDKSDEGRSSSVIFADGAGAAVLGSVDSDQPGILSTHLHAQGEHAEELYCKDPGSSREVRISPELIESGSFFLKMNGNAVFKHAVVRFMEVIQEALEANKIDQSAIDLLVPHQANLRISQYIQKQLDLPDEKIFNNIMTKGNTTAATIPIALSEAWEQGKIKDGDVVCLAAFGSGFTWASALLQW, from the coding sequence ATGAAAAAATCTAGAATATTAGGTGTTGGTCATTATGTACCCGAAAGAATCGTGACTAATCACGAACTATCTGGAATGATGAATACCAATAATGAGTGGATAGTAGAAAGAACAGGGATTGAATCCAGACATTGGTTCACTCCAGGAGTGGATACAGTGACTAATATGTCTGCTAAAGCTTCAGAAATTGCATTACAGAGAGCCGGTGTAAAAGCTTCCGAGATAGATTTTATAGTCTTCGCTACGATCACCCCAGATTATTTTATTCCAGGAAACGGGGTTCTCCTGCAAAGGGAATTGGGAATGGGAACAATTGGAGCCTTGGACATTCGCAATGCCTGCTCCGGTTTTATTTATGCACTTTCTGTCGCAGATCAGTTTATTAAGACTGGGATGTACCAGAAGATACTGGTGGTAGGTGCCGAGATACAATCATCCGCACTTGATAAAAGCGATGAAGGTAGATCCAGTTCAGTTATTTTCGCAGATGGGGCCGGTGCTGCAGTATTAGGTTCGGTAGATTCGGATCAACCTGGGATCTTAAGCACCCACTTACATGCACAAGGTGAGCATGCCGAGGAATTGTATTGCAAAGATCCGGGAAGTAGCAGGGAAGTCCGGATTTCTCCTGAACTGATTGAATCAGGAAGCTTTTTCTTAAAAATGAACGGAAATGCGGTCTTCAAACACGCAGTAGTGCGATTCATGGAAGTAATACAAGAAGCATTGGAAGCTAATAAAATCGATCAGTCAGCTATAGATTTACTTGTCCCACATCAAGCCAACCTGCGGATAAGCCAGTATATTCAGAAACAACTGGATCTTCCTGACGAAAAAATCTTCAACAATATTATGACTAAGGGAAACACTACAGCTGCCACTATCCCTATAGCATTAAGTGAGGCCTGGGAACAGGGAAAAATCAAAGATGGGGATGTAGTATGCTTGGCTGCTTTTGGATCAGGATTCACTTGGGCTTCCGCTTTACTCCAATGGTAA